The Pseudarthrobacter sulfonivorans genome includes a window with the following:
- a CDS encoding DUF3427 domain-containing protein, translating into MPEGLYELLNTDVLGDRLQATELQPIFQGIDDEDTPDILSRHVAEAVRRALSVAHPADRVGLANRLLQTLQNSDRIVAGPTQLQSLHRPDTLKRRQLRRPTTKLSDSALLTNSKDEPNLAAELRAEIESADTVDLLCAFVRWTGLRLLEPALEQLKERGARLRVLTTTYMGATERRAIDELVNRYGAEVKINYETQATRLHAKAWLFRRNSGFDTAYVGSSNLSQAALLDGLEWNVRLSSVGTPTLLQKFEVTFDSYWEQRAFQSYDPERDGEKLDAALERNGGRRTAAPDAPTGLEVQPYLHQEEMLEELEAERLKGFNHNLLVAATGTGKTVIAALDYRRLCESAGRDLKLLFVAHRQEILKQAMRTYRDVMQDGAFGELYVGEHRPKEWKHIFASVQSLSALGIDQLEPDFFDVVVIDEFHHAMAPTYRRMLDHLKPQQLLGLTATPERGDGVDVAKQFFDGRTASELRLWDALDADLLVPFHYFGVSDDVDLSQLEWKRGNYDTVQLNNVYTGNDARAAKVIRELRDKVTSTDQMRAIGFCVSVQHAHYMAEVFNRAGIASVAVDGSTNDADRAAALERLRRREINCIFAVDLFNEGLDLPQVDTILLLRPTQSATIFLQQLGRGLRRHEGKAVLTVMDFIGQQRREFRFDLRYRALTGYGRKELEKAVEDEFPYLPSGSQIVLDRVAQKVVLDNIKAQLWFNRAQLVRDIASYAETELAAYLEQSGNDMKTIYRSTKDSWTGYLRQAGLIEGFSPLESVVSGTIQDLTYADERNLLGRMAALIHVDDPERAEVYAMLVHREAPRYADLRPREQTFVRMLFFTMWPNGGGFQTYDAGLDFLRGYQFICNEVRQLAKFGAAATKHAAKGLGVGLQHIPLMTHATYGRYEVLAALGAKSLETSSARKRISTGGVDWCPATATDAFFVTLNKNEKKHSATTMYKDYAISPELFHWESQNTTSPNSPTGKRYLDRMGHGSHILLFTRDTSEDETGLPVPYKCLGQADYVQHSGEKPIAITWKLHRPMPADVYATAAAVAQ; encoded by the coding sequence CTGCCCGAGGGCTTGTACGAACTTCTAAATACAGATGTGCTAGGCGACCGCTTGCAAGCGACGGAACTGCAGCCTATCTTCCAGGGCATAGATGACGAAGACACTCCGGACATCCTCTCCCGTCACGTTGCTGAGGCCGTCCGCAGGGCCCTGTCCGTTGCCCATCCAGCGGATAGGGTCGGCCTAGCCAACCGCCTTCTCCAAACGCTGCAGAACAGCGACCGCATAGTAGCTGGCCCGACACAACTCCAGTCCCTCCACCGCCCGGACACCCTAAAGCGCCGCCAACTCCGGCGTCCCACCACCAAGCTCAGTGACTCAGCGCTGCTGACAAACAGCAAGGATGAACCGAATCTCGCCGCGGAGCTCCGGGCCGAGATCGAGTCCGCCGACACTGTGGATCTGCTCTGTGCCTTCGTCCGGTGGACGGGCCTTCGCCTGCTCGAGCCCGCCCTGGAGCAGCTCAAGGAGAGGGGCGCCCGCCTGAGAGTCCTGACCACCACCTACATGGGCGCCACGGAACGCCGCGCCATCGACGAGCTCGTCAACCGCTATGGCGCCGAAGTGAAGATCAACTATGAAACCCAAGCCACCCGGCTGCACGCCAAAGCTTGGCTATTCCGCCGGAACTCCGGCTTCGACACGGCCTACGTCGGGAGCTCCAACCTAAGCCAGGCTGCGCTGCTGGATGGCCTGGAATGGAACGTCAGGCTCAGCTCAGTTGGCACGCCCACTCTCTTGCAGAAGTTCGAGGTCACCTTCGACAGCTACTGGGAGCAGCGGGCGTTCCAGAGCTACGATCCGGAACGCGACGGCGAAAAGCTGGACGCAGCATTAGAGCGCAACGGCGGCAGGCGCACCGCAGCGCCGGACGCACCCACCGGGCTCGAAGTCCAGCCGTACCTCCACCAGGAGGAGATGCTTGAAGAGCTGGAAGCCGAGCGGCTCAAAGGTTTTAACCACAACCTCCTGGTCGCCGCCACGGGCACGGGGAAGACAGTCATTGCTGCCCTGGACTACAGGCGCCTCTGTGAGTCGGCCGGCCGCGATCTGAAACTGCTCTTCGTCGCCCACCGACAGGAAATTCTTAAACAAGCCATGCGTACGTACCGTGACGTCATGCAGGACGGCGCCTTCGGTGAACTCTACGTGGGGGAGCACAGGCCGAAAGAGTGGAAGCATATCTTCGCCTCCGTCCAGTCGCTGTCCGCGCTAGGCATCGACCAGCTGGAACCGGACTTCTTCGACGTCGTCGTCATAGATGAATTCCACCACGCCATGGCGCCCACCTATCGACGCATGCTGGATCACCTGAAGCCGCAGCAACTTCTGGGACTCACCGCGACGCCGGAACGCGGCGATGGAGTCGACGTCGCCAAGCAGTTCTTCGACGGGCGCACCGCCAGTGAGCTCAGGCTTTGGGACGCCCTGGACGCGGACCTCCTGGTGCCGTTCCACTACTTCGGCGTCTCGGACGACGTCGACCTGAGCCAGCTGGAATGGAAGCGCGGCAACTACGACACCGTTCAGCTGAACAACGTCTACACCGGTAACGACGCCCGAGCCGCCAAGGTGATCCGCGAACTCCGCGACAAAGTCACCAGCACGGACCAGATGCGGGCCATCGGCTTCTGCGTCTCGGTCCAGCACGCCCATTACATGGCAGAGGTGTTCAACCGTGCCGGCATTGCCTCCGTCGCCGTCGATGGCAGCACCAACGACGCCGACCGCGCAGCAGCGCTGGAGCGCCTCCGCCGGCGGGAGATCAACTGCATCTTCGCCGTCGACCTCTTCAACGAAGGCTTGGACCTGCCGCAGGTGGACACCATCCTGCTGCTCCGGCCCACGCAGAGCGCCACAATCTTCCTCCAGCAGCTTGGGCGGGGGCTGCGCCGTCACGAGGGCAAGGCCGTCCTGACGGTCATGGACTTCATCGGCCAGCAACGGCGAGAGTTCCGCTTTGATCTGCGGTACCGCGCGCTCACAGGCTACGGGCGCAAGGAGCTGGAGAAGGCCGTCGAGGACGAATTCCCTTACCTGCCGTCGGGCTCGCAGATCGTGCTGGACCGGGTGGCGCAGAAAGTGGTGCTGGACAACATCAAGGCACAGCTGTGGTTCAATCGGGCGCAGCTGGTCCGGGATATTGCTTCGTATGCGGAGACCGAGCTGGCGGCATATCTTGAGCAGTCCGGAAATGATATGAAGACGATTTACCGTTCGACCAAGGATTCGTGGACTGGCTACCTCCGCCAGGCTGGCCTGATCGAGGGATTCTCACCTCTGGAGTCGGTCGTCAGCGGGACGATCCAGGACCTGACTTATGCCGACGAAAGGAATCTCCTCGGCCGGATGGCTGCGCTGATTCATGTGGACGATCCGGAACGTGCCGAAGTGTACGCCATGCTCGTACACCGGGAAGCGCCCCGATATGCAGATCTCAGGCCGCGCGAGCAGACGTTTGTGCGGATGCTGTTTTTCACTATGTGGCCAAACGGGGGCGGTTTTCAGACTTACGACGCCGGCCTGGACTTTCTGCGCGGATATCAGTTCATCTGCAACGAGGTCCGCCAGTTAGCGAAGTTCGGAGCGGCCGCGACCAAACACGCGGCCAAAGGCCTGGGCGTCGGGCTGCAGCACATTCCGCTAATGACACACGCCACATACGGCCGCTATGAGGTCTTGGCGGCACTTGGTGCAAAGTCGCTCGAGACCTCTTCGGCTCGAAAGCGAATAAGTACGGGCGGCGTTGATTGGTGCCCAGCCACGGCCACGGATGCGTTCTTCGTGACACTGAACAAGAACGAGAAGAAGCATTCCGCCACCACCATGTACAAGGATTATGCGATCAGTCCGGAGCTGTTTCACTGGGAGTCGCAGAACACGACTTCGCCCAACAGCCCAACCGGGAAGCGGTATTTGGACCGCATGGGGCATGGCTCACACATCCTGCTCTTCACGCGGGATACGTCAGAAGATGAGACCGGCCTGCCCGTTCCGTATAAGTGCCTTGGCCAGGCGGATTACGTGCAGCACTCAGGGGAAAAGCCGATCGCCATCACCTGGAAACTGCACCGGCCAATGCCCGCAGACGTGTATGCGACGGCTGCTGCGGTGGCACAGTGA
- a CDS encoding helix-turn-helix domain-containing protein, with product MDDVAEHLGVSKDTVYAWLSRREMPAHRVGRLWKFKLSDVDAWVIAGAAAEGGPSD from the coding sequence GTGGATGACGTTGCGGAGCACCTCGGCGTCAGCAAAGACACTGTTTATGCCTGGCTTTCCAGACGCGAGATGCCAGCTCACCGCGTCGGAAGGCTGTGGAAGTTCAAGCTCAGTGACGTTGATGCTTGGGTCATTGCCGGCGCGGCGGCCGAAGGCGGACCGTCGGATTGA